Within the Candidatus Woesearchaeota archaeon genome, the region AACGCTTATGAAGATTGATAATGACAGCAAGAAATTTTTTATTGCGGCGATTATTGTGATTGCGCTTGATTTGTTCTCCAAGATCCTGGTGCGAAATTTTATAGCATTGGGGCAGGAGATAAGGATTTTTGGGATTTTCAGCCTGACGCATACAACGAATACCGGTGCCGGCTTCAGCATTCTGCAGGGCTACAATGCAGTCTTGATATGGGTTGCTGTCATGGCAATGGGAGCTCTTGCCTATTATATCAATGAGTTTAAGGGCAAGAGTGCCGTATGGATTGGAATGGCTTTTGGCGGGATTGCAGGCAATTTGGTTGACAGAATTGCTTTTGGGAGGGTAACTGATTTTCTTGATTTTCATTATTGGCCTGTGTTCAACATAGCGGATTCAGCCCTGGTTTTAGGAGTAATCTTCTATGCATGGCAGACTATGCGGGAAAAATAAGTAGTGCCATTTAGTTCTTACATTTATTGTTAAATTTATGCTTTTTGTTAAGAGTTATATAACACAATAATTAAATGAATATACATAATAAGTATACTAATATATAAAAACATAAAATTTATATACTAGTTCTGTAATTAATATATTATGCAAAACATCCAAGTGTTTTGCGCCACCTAACCTATGCAGGAAATTTGCAAAGGTAGCAAGAAATTGCTAACAAAGCAAGAAATCCGCTATATCACATCAATGGAAGATGGGCACAACCACTATCGATTGCCTTCGTGACAATTCTGATACGTGCCGAGTCCGCCTCAGCCCATCTTCCATAATTCTAATTATGGATAATTGATTATTCAGATTGAAACAGATACCGTTAGAAATAAGATTAAACCTAGAATTCCTCGAAATCCTGCAGATTCTTCAGGTAGCCTTTCCTTTGCAGGAAATCAACCTGGGTTTTCCTGTATTTGAAAATTATATCGCCTTTGTCATCCCCGCTAAGCTCCCATGGCTCAATCAGCACAAGATCGCCTTCCCTTACCCAGAGCTTTCTCTTGAGCCTGCCGGGAATCCTGCAGATTCGCATCTTTCCGTCCAGGCAGCGCACTTTTGCCCTGCTCCCTCCAACCCTTTGCTCAAGAATGCCAAACACCTCATTTCCGCGCGGGAGTTTTACTCGCCTTATCTCTTCCTCAATCTGCTCCTGCCTTGCGAGTTCTTCCTTTTTCTTGCTCATGGCTTCCTCGGAATGCATGGGGTTTTATATATGTTTCTAATTGAAGTTTTGAATCCTAAGACAAAGGCTTTTATAGATTAATTTTTTTGACATTGAGATGCCACCCAAACCAAAGGTATACCTGGCCAATGCCGGCACAATCAAGAGATTACTGGCATTCATGCTCGATTTGTTGCTGCTCAATCTTATTGTATTGACTCCATTCCGAGGCCTGCTGAACAGCTCACTTCCAGAGGGAGACTTTGAATCAATGTACAATTTAATGCTGCAGAATGACGGCGTATACAGTACTGTTTATGCAAGCGCCGTGGCCATAGCCCTGATCATATTGTCCTATTTTGTATTTACTGAATGGAAATTGGGGCAGACGCTCGGGAAAATGATGTTTGGGCTGTTTGTTGTTGCTGAAACTAATGGCAGGCAGGAAAAACTTGACATTAAGGAAAGGGTGAAATTTTGGCAGGCTCTTGTGAGGTCTGCCTATTTTGTTCCAATATTCCCCTTGTTTTTCCTGATAATTATTGACCCGATTTACATGCTATTCAATAAGAATGGCCAAAGGCTCAGTGAAAGGCTGAGCAGGACAAGGGTTGTTGAGATGTACAGGTGGATGTAAGATGATCATTAGGTTTTTAATGTGCACAGATTTTCAATGGGCATTGGATTTTAAGGAGTGAACAATATGGCAGCGCAGAACAATATGGGAAAAAACACAGCATCGGGTGGAAAGTCCAAATGGATTTTTATTATAGGCATATTATTTATTTTATGGCTGATAAGCATTGTTGCTGCGGGCGCAATAAGCCTGTATTTTGGAGGGGATTATAGCATTGAGAGCAAGATGGGCCAGGGAAATGTGGCAGTGATTTCCGTAAAGGGCGAGATTACCGGCGATAAAACAGGCAGCTTATTGCTTGATGAAGGAACTGCGTCAACAACTGTTGTTAAGTTCATCAAGGCTGCAGACAAGGATCAGGGGGTTAAGGCCATACTTCTGGAAATCAACAGCCCAGGAGGGGCAGCGGTTGCCAGCGAAGAGATCATGGCAGCTTTTTCCAAATCACAAAAACTCAAGGTGGCTGTGATAAGGGATGTTGGGGCATCAGGAGCCTATTGGATTGCCTCACCCGCAGACAGGATTTTTGCAAGCAGGATGTCCCTGACAGGGAGCATAGGGGTCATATCCAGCTACCTCCAATTTGAAGGCACAATGCGCAAGTATGGCATCACATACGAAAGGCTCGTGGCTGGTGAATACAAGGATATTGGCTCGCCCTTCCGAAATATTACAGATGAGGAAAAGACCATGTTCCAGGAAAAAATTGACAAGATCCATGAATATTTCCTGAAAAGTGTTGCAGACAACAGGAACATGAGCAAGGAAAACATTGCAATTGTGTCGCACGGCAGCTTTTTCCTCGGGGAGGAGGCGCTGGAGTTAGGCTTGATTGATGAGATAGGCAATAAGGATGATGCTGTCAAGTATATTGAACAGGAAATCAATGCAAGCGCCAAATTGGTGCAATATGAGGAAAGAAGGGGGCTTTTCAACAGCATTATTGACACAATGTCCCACCAGTCATTTTATGTCGGGCAGGGAATTGGCTCTGTGATTTCGCGGCCAGGCATTGAGGAAAGCATTAATATCAGGACCTGATCCAGGTTAAATATTGGGATTGGAATATTGATAGAGAGGAGTGTTGCTTGTTATGGTAACAAAAGAAGAAGTGATTGAAACATTGAAAACATGCATGGATCCCGAACTGCAGATGGATGTCTGGACATTGGGATTGATATATGACATAAGCATTGCCAATGAAAGGGATGTTACCATACAGATGACTTTTACAACTCCCATGTGCCCATATGGCCCAATGCTGATGGATGAAGTGTATAAAAAAGTGCGCAGCATTGAGACAAGCAATAAAGTCAAGATTGACATAACCTTTGACCCCCCATGGAAGCCGAGCGATGAACTCAGGGCGATGATGGGCATTTAGTTTTCTAACATATGCGGCGAGAGTGGCAAAAAGTAAGCTGCCAAGAGTCAGCAGGCATCAATGCTCCTGAGAAATACGGCTAATCCTGTCATTCAGTTCGGGGATAGTGTTGCCATTGCCAGCATTGGCACCTGCATTCACGCCGAGTCCGGAATCATCCTCCACAAGCGAAACTGTCAGGAAAGTTGTCTTGCCCGGCAAAACAATGAAGTTCGCCTCATAAGAATAGTAGCCTTCAGCTGATATTGTGAGGCTGTGCCCGCCAGTAGGCAGGCCAATTATTGTCCTTGGCGAATTGCCCCTGATTTGTCCATCAATATAGAACAGTGCATCAGGGGGGTCAAATTTAATATCAAGCACACCAAATTCTGAAGAAGCTGCTGTAGCCTGGCCCTGTATCTCCTGCCCTCGCGGCACCAGGAGCACAGCGGTAATCAATGCTGCAAGCACCACTAAAACAGTAACATTGAAGGACGAATTCCTGTGTTCAGGACTGCTGCCGGATTTTTTTTGGGTTTGCTTTGCCATTCTTACCTCACCCGACCTGTTGGGTTTTTTCATTGCATGAGGCCAGATGCCCTTAATTTTCAGCTACTGCCTCTTTCACTGCCTGGAGCAGCTCATCCCTCTGGAGGTTAGGATAGCTCGCTGCCGGAAAATTATTCTTTCCTAAGTATCCGCCACCGATTTCCCAGAGTATCATGCCGCCCAGGTTATTCTTCTTGATTACCCGGACGCCATTCTTGATTGTATTGGCATCCTGGAAAGTTATGAAAATGTCATTTGCCGTGCCGGAATTGTCCATGCTGAAATATGGAGCCTGATTGTATTGGTCGTATTTGATGTATTGCGGATACTTGTCAAGATAGCATTTTCTAATGGCAAAATACCTGGATTCAACTGCATTCCTGATCGTGCAGTCAGTTTGGCCTGCTTTCCCAACTGACAGCCATGTTGGCACAGTGCTCCATGTTTCACGAGGATTCAGCAGCCCATTTGTGCCAGCTGAATTCACTCCGCCCTGCCAGTAATGGCCATTGAAATCAATCCCGCCGCCAAGCTTATTTCGCGGGATCCCATAGCCAAGATATTCATTGATTTTTTTCTCAACGGTATTCATGCAATCGGCTTTGCCCACCCTGTAGTCAACAGAACTGCAGGAGCCATCCGGGTTCTTTACATTCTCAGCGGCATTGTTGTGCCACATCTTGCCCCACCAGGTGCCCATGAGATCATAGGACATTATGTTAAGCTGGTCGATATATTGATGCGATTGGCCCCAGTACGTACCGGCAAAGCCCATTGCAGCAGTTATGATGGGCCGTTTTGTATTATCATAATAGGCATACTGTTGATTGAGCCTATTCCTAAGCTCCTGGGCAAATAGAGGCAGTGGCGGGCCCCAGACAGACACTGTACCGCCTTCTGGGTCCAAATCAATGCCATCAAACTGGTATTTGTTCATGAAAGCGACCAAGTTGTTAATAGCCTTGGTTCGCAAGGCCGGGTCAGGCATGACCTCATCCCAGCCTCCTTTGCCAGCGCCTCCAACACTGAAAAGAACTGGCTTACCGTGCGCATGGGCTGCCTGGACAATAGTCCTGAGCCTCAAATCAACCCAATTTCCATAGGGATTCGTATCCACATTACAGCAAGTGCCGTCTATATTAATGCTTGTTGCAAAGAATATCAAGTGCGTAAATGCGTCCCAGTCGATTTCGTCGACTGTCAGCGCACCTTCATTTGAAGCAGTGCCGGGAATATTAAGCTCCCATGATGGGAGATAGGCAGTGACCCACAGGCTGGAGTTGGTAATATTAGGAGGGGGCGGCACGCTGGATACTGTTACAAGGATTGCACTGGATGATGCAGAGTTGCCTGCTGCGTCAAATGCCTTTGCTGAAAGAGTCTTGCTTCCTGAAAGGCCTGCTGTGTTCCATGCAAAATTATAAGGCGAGGAAGTGTCAGTGCCCAGCAGGGTTGAGCCAAGATAGAACTCGACTCTTGTGACGCCGACATTGTCCGATGCTGTTGCTGCAAGATTAACAGTGCCTGAAACAGTCTGGCCATTGGCTGGATAAGCCAAGCTGACACTTGGAGGCGTTGTATCTGTAACTGAGGTTGATTTTGTAACTCGGACAGCTGAACTTGATGCAGTGTTGCCAGAAGTGTCCACTGCCACTGCGCTCAGGAAATAAGTTCCATCTGATAATCCTGAAGTTGACCATTGTATGCTGTAAGGCGAGGCTGTGTCTTCGGCTATTAGCGTTGTGTCGCGGTAGAATTGCACTTTCGCAATTCCAACATTGTCTGATGCTGTTGCGCTTATGGCAACTGTGCCGGAAACAACGCTTCCCATGGTTGGTGTTGTGATTGAAACAGTTGGTGGCGTTGTGTCAGCTGGAGGCAAGTTAGACACTGAAAAGCTTGAGGCTTCTTCAATTATTGAGCCTGTTGAAGTTGTTATAACTGCCTTGATTTGCCGTGGGGAAGGCCCTGTGACAGCCCAGGGTATTGCAAGAGCTGCATCCCCTCCCTGGAAATCCCAGGGAGCAGCGCCCTCATCCTTAACATAAGTGTTGTCAATGTAAAATGAGATTCGGGTGATTCCTGTTTCAGGTAAGACAAAGATGTAGGCATTTGTGCCTGCGCTTAGAGTAGCCCCATTTAATGCCTTGGCTGAAGCCCTGTCAGCGGAAAGGCTGTACAGGATGTTATAATCAGTCGGTGGGATGTCATTGCATATTCCATTGCTGCACATCTGGTTTGCTGAGCACAAAGCTGTTGAGCTCCATTCCAGGCATGAATCAGGGTCATAATTTCCGCATGTTTGGACTCCACTGCCTGAGCACTGCTTTGCGCCGGCTGTTGAACATTGGTTAGTGCAGGGCGGCACAACACCGCCTGATTTTGCGTTCATAATCGCATTGTGGTCGATTATTATGTACTCATCAGATGCACCTTCCCTTATCTGCATCCCATTATTGCTCAGCCACCAGCCAGGCACTTCAGTTGCGCCATACTGCCATAGGAAGGCACCGCCATACGCATCTTCTTGCTCTACCACATCAAGCCAGGAGATATATTCCGTATGATCAGTCTTGTAGCCATATTCCCCCAGTATCACCGGCTTGTTCAATTCAGCTGACACCTCAGCATGGTCCCTAATCCAATTTATTGAATCATCATGAGTCATTCTCCAGCCGTCATCTGGGTACATATGGAGCTGGCCAAAGTCTATTTCCGGAATTGCGGTATTAAGGTAGAAGCTTGACCCCTCATCTCCGCCCATGACCCAATTTGCAAGGCTGCTGTAGGTGGAATATTTGCTATTATACGGGCTTCCGTCAAACCCTTCCTCACCGGTTGTGACCAGATGCTTTGAATCAATTGATTTTATGTATTTGGCAATGTCCCTGTAAAAATCCCTAAGCACAGTTCGGTCAGCATAGACAAACCTGGCTTCATTGACAATTTCCCATGCCATTATTGCAGGGTCATCCTTATACTTGATGCCATTGTATGTATTAACCCGGTTAAGCATGACAGATATGTGATTCTTGAAAAGCTGCCTCACATCAGGGTCCGTATAGAATAGGGTCTTCTCTCCTGTTTTGCCGGCCCAGCCAACATAAGTTGCAATGCTTCCATATTCCTTGTTGGCATTGACAAATGGGAGTATGAGCTTGATATTGCGCTTGCCAGCCTCGGCAATCACATAATCCAGGGCCTTGAAAGTGTTTTCATCGTAAATGCCTGCGCTTGATTGGAGTGTCACCGAGCCAGGATCAGCAGGGCCATCAGCGAATGCCCAAGTTCGTATTACACGTATTCCAATTTCATTTGACCTATCCAGCTGCTGGAGGACTGCATTTTGGTACCCCAGCGCTTTTGCCTGCATGAGGAAATAAGCGTTATTTCCTCCGAAATAGAATGGCTTGCCGTTGAGCATGAAATTTGTTCCGCTCACTGTTACAAAGCCGCTCAGATTAACAATCGGAGGGGTAATGCATGATCCAGCCTGGCATATTTTTCCAGCTGTGCATGATGTCCACTGTCCATTCTGGCAGTATTCGTTGGGATTGGCTGGATTGCATGTAAGGCCTGTACAGGCTGTAGGTGTTTTGCAGGCACCGTTTTGGCATATTTGCCCTGATGCGCAGGCTGACCATTGGCCATTGAGGCAGTATTGACTGCTGTTTGCCGGATTGCAGGATGGCGCATTACAGGTTTGAGGTGGCACGCTTATTACACTAATTGATACAGGAGATGATGTTCCGACATTGCCAGCAGCATCATAAGCCTTTGACACTAAAATTTGCGTGCCGGACAATCCAGCTGTGTTCCATGAGTATGAATAAGGCGAGGATGCGTCAGCGCCCAAAAGTGTTGTGCCCCTGTAGAATTCCACTTTTGTGACAGCTTTGTTGTCTGACGCGGAGGCAGATATTGTGGCAATGCCTGACACGGTCGCGCCTGAAGTTGGAGAGGCAATGGAAACTGAAGGTGCAATTTGATCTTCTACAACCGGGCCTGACTCGCCTGTAAACTTGATATTGTCAATAAAAAAGATTCTTGTTGCGCCATTGAACTCCTGGACATAAAATGATGTAATGCCGTAATTATTGGGATTTAGCTCGCTGAGCGGGATGGAAATTGTGTTCCACGTGTTCGCAGCAATTGTTCTTTGAGAACTAGGGAATGCCAGGCCATCATCATTTTCCATCCTGACATTGATTTTTCCTCCTGTGGTGCCGCCATGTATCATGAATTCAAAGTTTTTGTATTGAGCCGGAAGTATATCCTGGCCAAGACCCCATGGCCCATTCCTAATCCTTAGCGCGCCCCATGGACCAAGAGAGGATTTGATACTATACGAATCTGAGAATACTGTTTCAGTGCTGGAATATTCAATGGACGCCCCCCATGGAGCGCTATACCAGGGTGAGTTCAGTGCATCTGAATAGACAACAAGTTCTTTGGTTTCAGTTGGAATTACAGCACAATTTCCAGATTGGCAGGTTTGCCCTGAGGGGCATGAGGCCCATTGGCCGTTCAGGCAGTATAGATTGGTGGTTGTTGGATTGCAATCACCTGATTCACAAACTGCAGGAGTCACACATTTCCCCTCAGCGCATATCTGGCTGGAGGAACAGGATGCCCATTGGCCGTTCAGGCAATACTGCTGCCTGTTGGCAGGATTGCATGTATTGGCATTGCAAACTGATGGTTTTACACAAAGGCCGCCATCGCAAACAAATCCGGATGAGCATGCTGTCCATTGGCCATTTGCGCAGTATTCGCTTTTATTTGAAGGGTTGCAGGAAGGTGAGCTGCATTCTGCTGCAGGCGGCATCGTGCATCTTCCGGCGTCACATATCTGATTTGTCGTGCAAGAAGCCCACTGGCCATTGAGGCAATACTGCTGCCTGTTGATGGGGTTGCATGCCCCTGCTTCACAAACAGGATGTACAGCACAAATCCCGCCGAGGCAGGTCTGGCCCTCCGGGCATTTAACCCATTGGTTGTCCAGGCAGTAATGCTCTGCAGAGTCAGGATTGCAAGATGGCACCGCACATTGGGTGTAGGGTGCGTATTGGATTGTAACTGCTGCCGTATCCGAAGAGGCGCTGTAAATATCAGTTGCCTGTGATTCAATTGTATTGCTGCCTTCAGCAAGACTGACAGTTGTGCTCCATGATGCGGTCTTGCCGGAAAGCTGGATGGTTTTTTTAACAGCATTGTTTACCTTGACATCGACCTTGCTCAGCCCATTATCGTCAGTAGCTGTGCCAATCACCGCCACTGCAGATGTAGTGAATGTCTCGCCAGTAGTGGGGGAGCTTATCATTATTCTCGGTGGATTTGCTGTGCCCAAGGTGTCAAGCTCCCCTATTTCGATATTGTCAATCCTGTAGCCGCTGGTTGTTCCGCCAAGGCTAGAAACGTATTCAAATGAGATGAAATTCCTGCCGTCCCTAAGCATTTGCCTGCTAAGCGGAATGACTGCTGTTTTTGTTTGCATATCGCCGACAATTGAGCCAGGAAGATTCAACGCATAGCCATTTATTTTTAAGCGGGCTTCATTCAGGGAATCTATGTCATAGGCTGTTATCAGTATTGCTGGCTGGCTGATGGCTGATGGATCCAAATAAGTTATGTAGCTTTTGACTGTCCCGACTGTTGTTCCAAAAAAATTCAAAGGCAGGGTGTTTGTGGTCTTGCGGATTTCAGTATCAATGGATGCCTGCGTTATTCTGAAACCATATGTCGAGCCGCCCAAATCCGATGAATATTCAATTGTCAGGTCATTGAGGCCGTCCTTGAGGTGGGTTGCGCTGATTGGGATTTCAGCAGTCATGGTCTTTTCATTTGAGTATATTGCTGACGGCAGAGACATCTCATAGCCATTGACATATACCCTGGCTTCAGCAGCGGAATCAAGGTCATATGCAGATAATGTCAAGGTCGGCTCAAGGGTCTCGTCTGCATTGTATTCAAAGCTTGTGGACATCTGGGTGCCGACCGGCTTTCCATAGAAGTCAAAAGGAATTCTGTCAAAAGCTTTGGCGCCCAGGACAATTTTGTAAATCCTGAAGCCAGTTGTTGTTCCATCGAGATTGCTTGCAAATTCAAACGTGACTTCATTGACCCCGTGCTTGAGAACCGACTTGGGGATTGGGACTGTTCCCTTTATTGTATTTTGGTCAGAGAATATGTTCGCTGGCAGTGGTATAAGGTTGCCATTGACATACATCTTGGCTTCAGCTTTTGCGTCGAGGTCAAATGCAGCAAGGGTGATATATGGCTCAACTGCTGTGTCCAGGTTGAATTTCAATGGGACAGTTTTCTTGGTTCCGACCGGCTGGCCAAAGAAATCCAAGGGCAAGATAGAATAGGCAGCAATGCTTCCACCAGCTGTTGATTCGCCAAGGCATTTGCCATCCCCACACCCTTTGGCGCAATTGAACAGTTGCATGTTATATGCCCCATTCTGCAGACAGGTGTATTCCTGCAAAGCATTGGCATTTGACTTGGAGCAGGAATCAGAAATTTTGAAAGGCTTGCCGCCAAGCGCGCCGGAAACAGTTCCCCTTTCATAGTAGGATAATCCGCCGTCACTGTCATCGCAATATGTCATCGACTTGTTCAAATCGGCAAGCGAGGCAACGACATTGAAGCGGGAGCTGGTGCCGGTCAGCTGGTTTCCAGAAGGTTCGCGCGCAATTATGATAATTTTTCCAGAGCCAAGATATAATGCCTTCAGGTCTTCAGGGATGTACCAGTCATAATAATTGCTGTCAGCTATATTGCTTGCAATAGTGTATGGCGCGAGTTGTGCAAGGCTGCATGGCGGATCCATGTCAAGGCAGGCTGGGTACACGGGCTCAAGCACAACGGATATCAGAGTTCCCTCTGCAAGCGCATTGGAAATCCATTGAATCCTGTACCCACGGCCTAATTGCCATATGCCATTTTCCTTAGGCGAGAAAACTTGGATGTACTTTGCGCTGCTGTCTGTTCCTGTATCCATGCCAGTGTTGGTTCCGGATGTGCCTTTTATCAAAGTAGCTTCAACAGTGGTAACATCGTTATAGATGACTTCTACGGTCCGCATATAGTCCTGGTAGCCATCCATCGACAGTTTGAGCTGGTAAGGGCCAGTTGGCATGCTGGTCAATTTCAATGGAGTCCTGCCCTGGTATTTTCCATCAAGATAAATGTCTGCGGCATTGGGCACAGAAGTTATGAACAGGCTGCCTTTCCTGGAAGTCAGCTCAGCCTTGATAGTTGTCTGCTGGCCAGCGTTTAGGTAAAGCGTTTTCTTGTAGTCAAAATGATTGGTCTTTTCAATCCGAAGTGAATGCTTGCCTTCGGCCAAGCCGGATATTTCAAGAGGGGTTTTGTCGGCCAATAATGTTTCATCCAGGTATACATTTGCGCCGTCGGGAACTGATTGGACAATAAGCGATGCCCCATTTTCAACTGCAACCAAATTTCCTGTGATCCTGTCAAAAGTCACTTTATTTTCCGGAGGGGAGCAAGCGGACAGGAGAATTAGCAAAAAGGAAACAGCGACGAGGCTAAGATATGCTTTTTTCATCTTTTGAACCAGCCCTTTTTTCATGCCAGACCGTGCATGCCAAGCAATATTGGCATGGCGCCACACTAATAATTTTCAACCCTGTATTGAACCCTAGCTCATATTAACTGTAAAGTCATTTACATTTGATATAATTGCATATATCAGTTTACTAATCTGTATATAAATATTTTGGTGGTTATGGCTGTAAACAGAACCGGTGGTTATGCGAATAAAAACAACCCAGAAGAGATTGAAAATAACAAAAAAAGAAAACAGGCAGGCAAATTGGGCCTGCAAATATTATTCTGCTTAATAGCCGTTTCCTGGCTAGCCTTTGACCATGTCTGCATTAATTTCAAGGACCTGGCCGGGCTCAAGCGTGAATTCCTGGACAAAATCCGCGTACAGCGGCTTGCTTACAGTGAGTGAATAATTGCCGGGCTTCATCCTGATGATGTTCACAGGAGTAAGGTCTTCACGGACCAGCTCATTTGTAGCTGGGTCATAAAGCTTGGCCGAGGCAACTATTGCAGTCCCGTTTTCAGTTGCTGTAATGGTCACATTGGTGGGGGGAATGACTTTTAGGTCTCCGTGAAAGCTGGAAACTTTTCCTGCGCTTACAACAACAATTCCCGTATAATCATAGTAACCCGACTTGGTCAGGCGGATATTGTGCTGGCCAGGTGAAATCCCCGGGATTCTGATATTGGTTGTGCCCTTGATGCCGCCGTCAATATATACCTGCGCCTGTGCCGGATTTGAGGTTACGCTGAGGTTTCCATATGTTATTCCGCCCTCGGCCACAGCCATAGTAAGGTTCACCGAAAGGCTTGTAACCTGGTCTTTCAGGATTGAAACTGATGCGTAATGCTCAACATAGCCTTCCTTGATTATTTTGAGATTGTAATCGCCCGCTTCAAGGGAAATTTTTGTTGGTGTGGTGCCAATGACTTCATCGTCGACAAGAATGTCAGCGCCATCGGGAATGCTGGTGATATCCAGATCCCCCCTGTATTCAGGCTGCTGAACGACAATTGTCTCCTCGCCTCCGGTTTTGGTGTCATCTGCCGGCGGAGTCTCTGTCTGTGTCTTCTGAACTGCGCAGCTTGCCATTAAAACAACAAGAGCAAAAGCCACGAGATGCAATATCCTTATGTTTCTGAAAATATTTTTCATCAAACATCCCCCCAATTCGGTATTAAATAAATCTGCTGTGTAATATTATATCTGTGTAATATTATATTAATATGACAGAGGGTATTAAAGATTTTGCTTTTGTATCGGGCCTTGTCCGGCCTGATTGCCTTCGGGCAAGAATAATCATTTCTTTGCCCTGCTTTTTGCAAGCATTGCATTGGGCTTGTCTGCCCTGTAGGCAATGCTCGTCTTGAGGATGCCTTCCGCGACATCATCAAGGTTCACAACTGGCTTCTGGAATTTGTAGACGTCATCGATGCCTATCCTTGGACAGGCTGTGTTGACCCAGCATTGGACAAACGGAAAATTCTCAAGCTGCGAGAAATCCACGTTGTTGTTGATTATAAAGTAGAAATTCTTTTTTGGGTAAAGTTCTTTCAATTTCATTGCATATTTCAGGAAATTCTGGCCTGGCTTGGTGGAAACAAGGACTCCGATGTTGTCTGCTGCGTGAAACTTCAGGATGCCTCCTTTTTTCCGCTTCAGCTTATCCGCGACGATTTTGGTGTCCAGCATTTCCCATTTCTTATTGTCGCCGAAAGGGTCAAAAATGAAAACGGGCTTGTTGTTTTCAACAACAAGCGTCTGGGGGTGGAATACGCCGTCCCCGACATACAGGAATGCATCAAATTTTTCATTGAACTTTTTTATTCCGCAGCCCAGGAGCTGGCCGGGATATTTTGAATGGGGGG harbors:
- a CDS encoding PEGA domain-containing protein, which codes for MKNIFRNIRILHLVAFALVVLMASCAVQKTQTETPPADDTKTGGEETIVVQQPEYRGDLDITSIPDGADILVDDEVIGTTPTKISLEAGDYNLKIIKEGYVEHYASVSILKDQVTSLSVNLTMAVAEGGITYGNLSVTSNPAQAQVYIDGGIKGTTNIRIPGISPGQHNIRLTKSGYYDYTGIVVVSAGKVSSFHGDLKVIPPTNVTITATENGTAIVASAKLYDPATNELVREDLTPVNIIRMKPGNYSLTVSKPLYADFVQEFTLEPGQVLEINADMVKG
- a CDS encoding PEGA domain-containing protein; translation: MKKAYLSLVAVSFLLILLSACSPPENKVTFDRITGNLVAVENGASLIVQSVPDGANVYLDETLLADKTPLEISGLAEGKHSLRIEKTNHFDYKKTLYLNAGQQTTIKAELTSRKGSLFITSVPNAADIYLDGKYQGRTPLKLTSMPTGPYQLKLSMDGYQDYMRTVEVIYNDVTTVEATLIKGTSGTNTGMDTGTDSSAKYIQVFSPKENGIWQLGRGYRIQWISNALAEGTLISVVLEPVYPACLDMDPPCSLAQLAPYTIASNIADSNYYDWYIPEDLKALYLGSGKIIIIAREPSGNQLTGTSSRFNVVASLADLNKSMTYCDDSDGGLSYYERGTVSGALGGKPFKISDSCSKSNANALQEYTCLQNGAYNMQLFNCAKGCGDGKCLGESTAGGSIAAYSILPLDFFGQPVGTKKTVPLKFNLDTAVEPYITLAAFDLDAKAEAKMYVNGNLIPLPANIFSDQNTIKGTVPIPKSVLKHGVNEVTFEFASNLDGTTTGFRIYKIVLGAKAFDRIPFDFYGKPVGTQMSTSFEYNADETLEPTLTLSAYDLDSAAEARVYVNGYEMSLPSAIYSNEKTMTAEIPISATHLKDGLNDLTIEYSSDLGGSTYGFRITQASIDTEIRKTTNTLPLNFFGTTVGTVKSYITYLDPSAISQPAILITAYDIDSLNEARLKINGYALNLPGSIVGDMQTKTAVIPLSRQMLRDGRNFISFEYVSSLGGTTSGYRIDNIEIGELDTLGTANPPRIMISSPTTGETFTTSAVAVIGTATDDNGLSKVDVKVNNAVKKTIQLSGKTASWSTTVSLAEGSNTIESQATDIYSASSDTAAVTIQYAPYTQCAVPSCNPDSAEHYCLDNQWVKCPEGQTCLGGICAVHPVCEAGACNPINRQQYCLNGQWASCTTNQICDAGRCTMPPAAECSSPSCNPSNKSEYCANGQWTACSSGFVCDGGLCVKPSVCNANTCNPANRQQYCLNGQWASCSSSQICAEGKCVTPAVCESGDCNPTTTNLYCLNGQWASCPSGQTCQSGNCAVIPTETKELVVYSDALNSPWYSAPWGASIEYSSTETVFSDSYSIKSSLGPWGALRIRNGPWGLGQDILPAQYKNFEFMIHGGTTGGKINVRMENDDGLAFPSSQRTIAANTWNTISIPLSELNPNNYGITSFYVQEFNGATRIFFIDNIKFTGESGPVVEDQIAPSVSIASPTSGATVSGIATISASASDNKAVTKVEFYRGTTLLGADASSPYSYSWNTAGLSGTQILVSKAYDAAGNVGTSSPVSISVISVPPQTCNAPSCNPANSSQYCLNGQWSACASGQICQNGACKTPTACTGLTCNPANPNEYCQNGQWTSCTAGKICQAGSCITPPIVNLSGFVTVSGTNFMLNGKPFYFGGNNAYFLMQAKALGYQNAVLQQLDRSNEIGIRVIRTWAFADGPADPGSVTLQSSAGIYDENTFKALDYVIAEAGKRNIKLILPFVNANKEYGSIATYVGWAGKTGEKTLFYTDPDVRQLFKNHISVMLNRVNTYNGIKYKDDPAIMAWEIVNEARFVYADRTVLRDFYRDIAKYIKSIDSKHLVTTGEEGFDGSPYNSKYSTYSSLANWVMGGDEGSSFYLNTAIPEIDFGQLHMYPDDGWRMTHDDSINWIRDHAEVSAELNKPVILGEYGYKTDHTEYISWLDVVEQEDAYGGAFLWQYGATEVPGWWLSNNGMQIREGASDEYIIIDHNAIMNAKSGGVVPPCTNQCSTAGAKQCSGSGVQTCGNYDPDSCLEWSSTALCSANQMCSNGICNDIPPTDYNILYSLSADRASAKALNGATLSAGTNAYIFVLPETGITRISFYIDNTYVKDEGAAPWDFQGGDAALAIPWAVTGPSPRQIKAVITTSTGSIIEEASSFSVSNLPPADTTPPTVSITTPTMGSVVSGTVAISATASDNVGIAKVQFYRDTTLIAEDTASPYSIQWSTSGLSDGTYFLSAVAVDTSGNTASSSAVRVTKSTSVTDTTPPSVSLAYPANGQTVSGTVNLAATASDNVGVTRVEFYLGSTLLGTDTSSPYNFAWNTAGLSGSKTLSAKAFDAAGNSASSSAILVTVSSVPPPPNITNSSLWVTAYLPSWELNIPGTASNEGALTVDEIDWDAFTHLIFFATSINIDGTCCNVDTNPYGNWVDLRLRTIVQAAHAHGKPVLFSVGGAGKGGWDEVMPDPALRTKAINNLVAFMNKYQFDGIDLDPEGGTVSVWGPPLPLFAQELRNRLNQQYAYYDNTKRPIITAAMGFAGTYWGQSHQYIDQLNIMSYDLMGTWWGKMWHNNAAENVKNPDGSCSSVDYRVGKADCMNTVEKKINEYLGYGIPRNKLGGGIDFNGHYWQGGVNSAGTNGLLNPRETWSTVPTWLSVGKAGQTDCTIRNAVESRYFAIRKCYLDKYPQYIKYDQYNQAPYFSMDNSGTANDIFITFQDANTIKNGVRVIKKNNLGGMILWEIGGGYLGKNNFPAASYPNLQRDELLQAVKEAVAEN